One window of Hujiaoplasma nucleasis genomic DNA carries:
- a CDS encoding Crp/Fnr family transcriptional regulator, translating into MKKNCANCIYGNIHSQEIVLEDKAILFLEGQSLKHVYSINQGYIKMSKYTENGDEYIIGVLGPGDYIALLALLQNKETYIASATALSKVELRSMEKNEVLKAYQSNQKFKEMCLNCAITRSNLFHNQLSISANTDIKEKIILILSNLANKFGYINNKKMYIDLPFSKTVLANIINVRRETLSRYLSVLQNEKILSVNKNQYILHYVI; encoded by the coding sequence ATGAAGAAAAATTGTGCCAATTGTATTTATGGGAATATCCATTCTCAAGAGATAGTTTTAGAAGATAAGGCAATATTATTTCTTGAAGGACAAAGCTTAAAACATGTGTATTCAATCAACCAAGGTTATATTAAAATGAGTAAGTATACCGAAAATGGTGATGAGTATATTATTGGAGTTTTGGGGCCTGGAGATTATATTGCTCTTTTAGCTTTGCTTCAAAATAAAGAGACTTACATTGCATCTGCGACTGCCTTGTCTAAGGTCGAACTAAGATCTATGGAAAAAAATGAAGTACTAAAAGCTTATCAATCAAATCAAAAATTTAAAGAAATGTGTTTGAATTGTGCCATCACAAGATCCAATTTATTTCATAATCAACTATCCATATCAGCCAATACAGATATCAAAGAAAAAATTATATTAATCTTATCGAACTTAGCCAATAAATTTGGTTACATTAATAACAAGAAAATGTACATTGACCTGCCATTTTCTAAGACAGTATTGGCAAACATTATTAATGTTAGAAGAGAAACGCTTTCTAGATATCTATCTGTATTACAAAACGAAAAAATATTGAGTGTCAATAAGAATCAATATATATTACATTATGTGATTTAA
- a CDS encoding PAS domain-containing protein produces MELLKLNKDRIKKIDLFMKRLIESTRTEEKVKVFREFEKDIEEMTPLDMFYLHNYGDKTDLSINEIKSTANKFVNVFYKGLEKYSRDFNHILLKKLFDENQKMEEHLNVLKEYYKSKDIKKYKDELLEGFKKCLEFELKFIKFENIIFPQLEHKLPSTKPFEVLWSLHDDARSQIKDLIKLLEKDLVDERLIIEKIGAYYYLVFGINQKERLIIMPLLEELHTEAELNALYNECIDYGFVFMGEQSKIKVNIPTIDENQFVYKSITGQLSQLELSLILNKIPIDITFVDKDDKVTYFNNRKERHFPRNPSVIGRLVKHCHPPKSVHIVEEIVEDFRNNRRDSAEFWIEIRGVFLYITYYALRDQQGQYQGVLEVSQDVSHIRSLQDQKRLL; encoded by the coding sequence ATGGAATTATTAAAGCTAAATAAAGATAGAATAAAAAAAATCGATTTATTTATGAAGAGATTGATTGAGTCTACAAGGACTGAAGAAAAAGTAAAAGTCTTTAGGGAATTTGAAAAAGATATAGAAGAAATGACGCCTTTAGACATGTTTTATTTGCATAATTATGGAGATAAAACCGATTTATCAATCAATGAAATTAAATCAACAGCCAATAAATTTGTGAATGTTTTTTACAAAGGCTTGGAGAAATATTCAAGAGATTTTAATCATATTTTATTAAAAAAATTATTTGATGAAAACCAAAAAATGGAAGAGCATCTCAATGTTTTAAAAGAGTACTATAAGAGTAAAGATATAAAAAAATATAAAGATGAATTGTTAGAGGGTTTTAAAAAGTGTTTAGAATTTGAATTAAAATTTATTAAATTTGAAAATATTATTTTTCCTCAGTTAGAACATAAACTACCTTCAACAAAACCCTTTGAAGTTTTATGGAGTTTACATGATGATGCTAGAAGTCAAATTAAAGACTTGATTAAATTACTAGAAAAAGATCTTGTTGATGAACGTTTAATTATTGAAAAAATAGGTGCATATTATTATTTGGTTTTTGGAATTAACCAAAAAGAAAGATTAATAATTATGCCTTTACTTGAAGAACTGCACACAGAAGCAGAGTTAAATGCTTTATATAATGAATGTATAGATTATGGTTTTGTATTTATGGGTGAACAAAGTAAAATAAAAGTAAATATACCTACCATAGATGAAAATCAATTTGTCTATAAGTCAATCACTGGTCAATTAAGTCAGCTAGAATTATCACTTATATTAAACAAAATCCCTATTGATATTACATTTGTTGATAAAGATGATAAGGTCACATATTTTAATAATAGAAAGGAAAGACATTTTCCTAGAAATCCTTCAGTTATTGGTAGACTCGTTAAACATTGTCATCCGCCAAAATCTGTTCATATCGTTGAAGAAATAGTTGAAGATTTTAGAAATAACCGTAGAGATTCAGCTGAATTTTGGATTGAAATAAGGGGTGTGTTTCTTTACATCACGTATTATGCGCTTAGAGATCAACAAGGACAATATCAAGGAGTTTTAGAAGTGTCTCAGGATGTTAGCCACATCAGATCTTTGCAAGATCAAAAAAGATTGCTATAA
- a CDS encoding Pr6Pr family membrane protein — translation MNKLYFHQAFKFLIVLSSALGVILAIVHADDSLYPLTYFTNQSNLLVFLIYFFYIFYYKKYQEKWITIIYQVVLAIVLTAIVYHLMLRPYIDPKTFGVNPFTDLLVHTVTPILVVVERIIFGKKGILQRKQALLWLTFPFLYYLFVLLYGFLGGSFHAGTDYESKYPYFFLNIKEEGIGYFFFVISLILMIGYLMVFINRVLLNRKRNDHGIIKAK, via the coding sequence ATGAATAAATTATATTTTCACCAGGCTTTTAAGTTTTTAATTGTTTTATCAAGTGCCTTAGGTGTGATTTTGGCTATAGTTCACGCTGATGATTCATTATATCCCTTGACATATTTTACCAATCAATCTAATTTACTAGTATTTTTAATTTACTTTTTTTATATTTTCTATTATAAAAAATATCAAGAAAAATGGATTACAATTATATACCAAGTAGTCTTGGCTATAGTCTTGACAGCGATAGTATACCATTTAATGTTAAGACCTTATATTGATCCTAAGACTTTTGGTGTTAATCCTTTTACTGATTTACTTGTCCATACTGTAACTCCAATATTGGTGGTTGTTGAGAGAATTATCTTTGGAAAAAAAGGTATCTTGCAAAGAAAACAAGCTTTATTATGGTTAACTTTCCCATTCTTATATTACCTTTTTGTACTTTTGTATGGTTTCTTAGGAGGAAGTTTCCATGCTGGAACAGATTATGAATCTAAATATCCATACTTCTTTTTAAATATCAAAGAAGAAGGCATAGGATATTTCTTCTTTGTTATATCATTAATTTTAATGATTGGATATTTAATGGTTTTTATCAATCGCGTACTTTTGAATAGAAAGAGAAATGATCATGGAATTATTAAAGCTAAATAA
- a CDS encoding pyridoxal-phosphate dependent enzyme, giving the protein MKKIGKTPLLRARNIEKKLGVKRIYLKLEGANSTGSKQDRFVERIVYSAISQNKKIIVAEGSKPYLKSLSFFTDLYHIKLKVIQYKNQKWKNSLGSHVIVIDQSHQTKSSVEKNIDIHMDKTNDFRAIEGLDHKGLAELAYKEIAEEMIDKMKKPATSVFYTHSKDYHDSIYNGYLMDSMKSQNPMPEIYTIEEGNYDKDLITTDLLDQAYRLLSRTEHLKLKKKQAIVLAHFIAKVNQGDISDGEHIIILEQAKTRLQMTRLENFNEISKDEILSYVDHYLDRYSDPLEEASDALDNAIDKGFILIASRDDSIDGVCIVVHTGFDHFIPTYHLAYIGTNPNSKGRGLGTELIEYAVNLSDGNISLHVDLDNYRAKKLYEKMGFKHIYNRMIFQREE; this is encoded by the coding sequence ATGAAGAAAATTGGAAAAACACCATTATTAAGAGCAAGGAATATTGAAAAGAAGTTAGGCGTAAAAAGAATTTATCTTAAGTTGGAAGGTGCTAATTCTACTGGTTCAAAACAAGACCGTTTTGTTGAGAGAATAGTGTATTCTGCCATAAGTCAAAATAAAAAAATTATAGTGGCAGAAGGATCTAAACCCTATTTAAAATCATTATCTTTTTTCACTGATTTATATCATATTAAATTGAAAGTGATTCAATATAAGAACCAAAAATGGAAGAATTCATTAGGAAGTCATGTTATCGTCATCGATCAAAGTCATCAAACAAAGTCATCTGTTGAAAAAAATATAGATATACATATGGACAAGACAAATGATTTTAGAGCTATTGAAGGACTAGATCACAAGGGTTTAGCTGAACTAGCTTATAAAGAAATAGCTGAAGAAATGATAGATAAGATGAAGAAACCTGCAACTAGTGTTTTTTATACCCATAGTAAAGATTATCATGACAGTATTTATAATGGCTATTTAATGGATTCAATGAAAAGTCAAAATCCCATGCCTGAAATTTATACTATAGAAGAAGGGAATTATGATAAAGATTTAATTACGACCGACTTATTGGATCAAGCATATCGCTTACTTTCTAGAACTGAACATTTAAAATTGAAGAAAAAACAAGCGATAGTACTTGCACATTTTATTGCAAAAGTTAACCAAGGAGATATTTCAGATGGTGAACATATCATAATATTAGAACAAGCAAAAACAAGATTACAAATGACTCGTCTTGAAAACTTTAATGAGATTTCAAAGGATGAAATATTATCATATGTTGATCATTACTTGGATCGCTATTCTGATCCTTTAGAAGAAGCTAGTGATGCATTGGATAACGCTATAGATAAAGGCTTTATACTGATTGCATCAAGAGATGATTCGATTGATGGAGTATGTATTGTTGTCCATACTGGATTTGACCATTTTATTCCAACTTATCACTTAGCTTATATTGGGACTAACCCTAATAGCAAGGGTAGGGGATTAGGTACTGAACTTATAGAATATGCAGTTAATTTAAGTGATGGTAATATTTCTTTGCATGTTGATTTAGATAATTATAGGGCAAAAAAATTATATGAAAAAATGGGTTTTAAACACATTTACAATCGAATGATTTTTCAAAGAGAAGAATAA
- a CDS encoding DUF438 domain-containing protein, which produces MSEFINNQTLERQVKLKDLIKKIHQGMPLEEAKVLFKKDFQEISTDEIVKLEQALMDEGMSMDEVQSLCDVHAAVFDGSITDIHKPKSMMKIPGHPAKVFSDENHRILQLIEEEIQAYLGKTDPNSFLMLRIGFERLMEISKHYERKENLFFPALEKKGITSIPKVMWGVDDEIRADLKEVKSLLDDKSSNYQVIEKKILNVLERVKDMVMKEENILLPKLSDIMTFYDWIMADKASDEIGYFLEKPKESWAVKEVKQEEEDTVQGEIKFDAGHLSQIELNSILNTLPLDMTFVDKDGHVKYFTQGKERIFNRPVTIIGRHVSLCHPPKSVHIVEDIIESFRTGKKDHEDFYIQIKNMFVYIRYFAVRDKLGQYLGTLEITQDIKPIRDLEGEKRLVNES; this is translated from the coding sequence ATGAGTGAATTTATAAATAACCAAACTTTAGAAAGACAAGTTAAATTAAAAGACTTAATTAAAAAAATCCACCAAGGCATGCCTTTAGAAGAGGCTAAAGTCTTATTTAAGAAAGATTTTCAAGAAATATCTACAGATGAAATCGTTAAATTAGAACAAGCTTTAATGGATGAAGGTATGAGTATGGATGAAGTACAAAGCCTTTGTGATGTCCATGCAGCAGTGTTTGATGGGTCGATTACAGATATTCATAAGCCGAAATCAATGATGAAAATACCTGGACATCCTGCTAAAGTTTTTTCTGATGAGAATCATAGAATATTGCAATTAATTGAGGAAGAAATACAAGCCTATCTAGGTAAAACAGATCCCAACTCCTTCCTGATGTTAAGAATAGGTTTCGAAAGACTAATGGAAATTAGTAAACATTATGAAAGAAAAGAAAATTTATTTTTCCCTGCATTGGAGAAAAAAGGTATTACATCTATACCTAAGGTTATGTGGGGTGTAGATGATGAAATTAGAGCAGATCTCAAGGAAGTTAAATCTTTATTAGATGACAAATCATCTAATTATCAAGTCATTGAGAAGAAGATTTTAAATGTTTTAGAACGAGTCAAAGACATGGTAATGAAAGAAGAGAATATTCTATTACCTAAATTAAGTGATATCATGACTTTTTATGATTGGATTATGGCAGACAAGGCAAGTGATGAAATAGGATATTTCCTAGAAAAACCTAAAGAGTCATGGGCTGTGAAGGAAGTAAAACAGGAAGAGGAAGATACAGTTCAGGGTGAAATTAAGTTTGATGCTGGGCATTTATCACAAATTGAATTAAATTCAATCCTTAATACATTGCCTTTAGATATGACTTTTGTAGATAAAGATGGTCATGTTAAATATTTCACTCAAGGAAAAGAACGAATTTTTAATCGTCCTGTGACAATTATTGGAAGACATGTTTCTTTATGTCATCCTCCAAAATCGGTTCATATCGTTGAAGATATCATCGAGAGTTTTAGAACTGGGAAAAAGGACCATGAAGATTTTTATATTCAGATAAAAAACATGTTTGTTTATATTCGTTATTTTGCAGTAAGAGATAAGTTAGGACAATACCTAGGTACTTTAGAAATTACACAAGATATAAAACCTATTAGGGATTTAGAAGGTGAAAAAAGATTGGTGAATGAATCTTGA
- a CDS encoding ABC transporter permease, with protein MVWYIIKRIILVILALFVIMTTVFILTRVSMLQIWSLPHPVSEDFKIAWNDYKIYLDNIVSRWDWGEDKYYTPIWDLVLEKAKVSLKYNVIAFVFYFFGGVSLGVVAAYYKNKTADYLISLFSMLFNSIPGFVLIFFLILLFGYHLKWFPPQEPFQNASLYRKFLGFFIPVLALSLGPMGKIAQTVRGEILDSMQSPQYLLLRAKGLTKKQAFIRHGIKDSMVVMLPEIVPLFVYVINMSFVIEYTYNINGLANLFFNALISFGGANNSIYVNTQIAVPVAVLLVGVIMIFSLISDVTLAFVDPRIAIRSKKSKKI; from the coding sequence ATGGTTTGGTATATTATCAAAAGAATCATCTTAGTTATTCTTGCTTTGTTTGTTATTATGACCACAGTTTTTATCCTTACTAGAGTATCAATGTTACAAATTTGGTCCTTGCCACACCCAGTAAGTGAAGATTTTAAGATTGCATGGAATGACTATAAAATTTATCTCGATAATATCGTTAGTAGATGGGATTGGGGTGAAGATAAGTATTATACTCCTATTTGGGATTTAGTTTTAGAAAAAGCAAAGGTATCCTTAAAATATAACGTGATTGCTTTTGTTTTCTATTTCTTTGGTGGGGTAAGCTTAGGAGTTGTCGCTGCATATTATAAGAATAAAACTGCGGATTATTTAATTTCTTTGTTTTCTATGTTATTTAATTCGATACCTGGATTTGTTCTCATATTCTTTTTAATCTTATTATTTGGATATCATTTAAAGTGGTTTCCTCCACAAGAACCTTTTCAAAACGCAAGTTTATATAGAAAATTCTTGGGTTTTTTTATTCCTGTATTAGCTCTATCTTTGGGACCTATGGGTAAAATTGCTCAAACAGTTAGAGGTGAGATTTTGGATTCAATGCAATCGCCTCAGTATTTATTATTAAGAGCAAAAGGACTAACAAAAAAACAAGCCTTTATTAGACATGGTATTAAGGATAGCATGGTGGTAATGTTGCCAGAAATTGTGCCTTTATTTGTTTATGTAATTAATATGTCATTTGTGATTGAATACACCTATAATATCAATGGATTGGCTAATTTATTCTTCAATGCCTTAATAAGTTTTGGTGGTGCAAACAATTCCATTTATGTGAATACACAAATTGCTGTTCCTGTTGCGGTATTGCTTGTAGGTGTAATTATGATATTTTCTTTAATTTCTGATGTTACTCTTGCTTTTGTTGATCCAAGAATAGCGATAAGATCAAAAAAATCTAAAAAAATATAG
- a CDS encoding carbon-nitrogen hydrolase family protein: MKICVIQNKVYESIEENIKNLLTLENELSKTSYDFIVFPEMFTTPYELKYFKNTSSRDNREVLAYLKALAIKYNTYVIGGSIPEISENKIYNSSFVYDRNGTLISKYRKIHLFSVVYPNGHSFSENEVLSSGKKIVTFNTEFGKMGLMICFDIRFPRLAYLLQKQDVKVIFVPAAFNTYTGPMHWYTTFKARAIDNQLFFVGASPARDSFGTYEPYGHSLIVNPLGKIIKDLDEKQGIIDTEINLDDIEKARKSIPIIKNQVDL; the protein is encoded by the coding sequence ATGAAAATATGCGTTATTCAAAATAAAGTATATGAAAGTATTGAAGAAAATATTAAGAATTTACTTACTCTTGAAAATGAATTATCAAAAACATCTTATGATTTTATTGTATTTCCTGAAATGTTCACAACACCCTATGAATTAAAGTATTTTAAGAATACATCATCAAGAGATAATCGAGAAGTTTTAGCCTATTTAAAAGCTTTAGCAATTAAATATAATACATATGTCATTGGAGGTTCTATTCCAGAAATATCAGAAAACAAAATATATAATTCATCCTTTGTTTATGATAGAAACGGTACTTTAATTTCTAAATACAGAAAAATACATCTATTTTCAGTTGTTTATCCTAATGGTCATTCTTTTTCTGAAAATGAAGTATTGTCTTCTGGAAAAAAGATTGTTACTTTTAATACAGAATTTGGAAAAATGGGCTTAATGATTTGCTTTGACATAAGATTTCCAAGACTTGCTTATCTGCTTCAAAAACAAGATGTTAAAGTTATTTTTGTCCCAGCGGCATTTAATACCTACACTGGACCAATGCACTGGTACACAACCTTTAAAGCAAGAGCTATAGACAATCAATTATTCTTTGTAGGAGCAAGTCCTGCTAGAGATTCATTTGGAACTTATGAACCTTATGGTCATTCCTTAATCGTTAATCCTTTAGGAAAAATCATTAAAGATCTAGATGAAAAACAAGGTATCATTGATACAGAAATTAACTTAGATGATATTGAAAAAGCAAGGAAATCTATACCAATAATAAAAAATCAAGTTGACTTATAG
- the trxB gene encoding thioredoxin-disulfide reductase, which produces MENILDVVIIGAGPGGLSAAIYAKRAMLNFVILEKFLPGGGIANTFELENYLGVGRVTGLEMSDMMLNHVHALDIEIQSEEVREVEFKEELKTVVTNKHTYKTKNIVIATGASPRKLGCEGEERLFGRGVSNCATCDGFIYKNKNVMVVGGGDVAVEDALYLSRMVNKVYLVHRRDELRAVKSLQDRLFKIENVEILWNHELKEIQGEDFVERALIYNNKSNEEKIISVEGIFIAVGYNPNIDYLGDGLDQTPQGWIKTNQNCESSIKGVYAIGDIRDTILRQVVTAVSDGAIAISDISKNL; this is translated from the coding sequence ATGGAAAATATACTAGATGTTGTTATTATTGGTGCTGGACCTGGTGGATTGAGTGCAGCAATATATGCTAAAAGAGCCATGTTAAATTTTGTTATTCTTGAAAAATTTCTACCTGGTGGAGGCATAGCCAATACATTTGAATTAGAAAATTACTTAGGTGTTGGGCGTGTTACCGGCCTAGAAATGTCAGATATGATGTTGAATCATGTTCATGCCTTAGATATAGAAATACAAAGTGAAGAAGTCAGAGAAGTAGAGTTCAAAGAAGAACTTAAAACTGTAGTCACAAATAAGCATACTTACAAGACAAAAAATATTGTGATAGCTACTGGAGCTTCTCCAAGAAAACTTGGTTGTGAAGGTGAAGAAAGACTTTTTGGTCGTGGTGTATCTAATTGTGCTACTTGTGATGGTTTTATATATAAAAATAAGAATGTAATGGTTGTTGGTGGCGGTGATGTTGCTGTTGAAGATGCCTTGTACCTATCAAGAATGGTAAACAAAGTATATTTAGTACATCGAAGAGATGAGTTAAGAGCAGTAAAATCACTTCAAGATAGATTATTTAAAATCGAAAATGTTGAAATATTATGGAATCATGAATTAAAAGAGATACAAGGTGAAGATTTTGTAGAAAGAGCATTAATTTATAACAATAAAAGTAATGAAGAAAAAATTATTTCTGTAGAAGGGATTTTTATAGCAGTAGGTTATAATCCTAATATAGATTATTTAGGTGATGGTCTAGATCAAACTCCCCAGGGCTGGATAAAAACAAATCAAAACTGTGAGAGTTCAATAAAAGGTGTATATGCAATTGGTGACATCAGAGATACAATATTAAGACAAGTTGTGACTGCCGTGAGTGATGGTGCAATTGCAATTTCAGACATCAGTAAGAATTTATAA
- a CDS encoding YbaN family protein produces MRILYLSLGSISLALGTLGVILPVLPTVPFLLLTTYLYSKSSNKFHQWFISTRIYHLYIEGFIQDRSMTRERKWALLLFVDIMLALSFILVDSILVRGLIILIFVTKHYYFYKYVKVIKP; encoded by the coding sequence TTGAGAATTCTTTATCTTAGTTTAGGGAGTATATCATTAGCCTTAGGTACTTTGGGAGTTATTTTACCTGTTTTACCGACGGTGCCCTTTTTACTACTGACAACTTACTTATACTCTAAGTCATCAAATAAGTTTCATCAATGGTTTATATCTACTAGAATTTATCACTTATATATTGAAGGATTTATCCAGGATAGATCAATGACAAGAGAGCGAAAATGGGCCTTGTTATTATTTGTTGATATAATGTTGGCTTTAAGTTTTATACTAGTAGATAGTATCCTTGTTAGAGGATTGATTATTTTGATATTTGTTACTAAACACTATTATTTCTATAAGTATGTCAAAGTCATAAAACCATAG
- a CDS encoding amidohydrolase, with product MRLPGFIDSHLHVLGIGYFESIVDLSQCQSIEDLINLLKKYTNRPMIIGRGWNQDQFSEKRMVSKNDLNEVSKDIPIMVTRVCGHVIAVNDKMLELANIHDKSKQILGGHFDYESGIFSEKALSLIHRVIPKPNKELLKEYFLLADKILIKNGITAVASDDFCVFENSYEEIIEVLKELYDQGLMKVKITEQVNLPLDKLKDFIAKGYVRKQIHPKFKMGPLKILADGSLGGRTAALLEDYSDSPNEKGILTYTDEELFDLIHLADIHGMDTTIHAIGDLTTKQAIQTIAKSMKISHRYEHAHAIIHAQLTRSHQIPLMEKYNIGAIVQPIFINTDIKIIEDRLGYRTNDVYLFKSMYNKIRLGFSTDAPIEPVNPFYNIYTAMTYKSIKYPNEKSLNENQCFTLKEALDSYTVNNLDFIYQDQLDSNDYILIDKDIYHISTEEIKDIKVLKTFIDGEEVFSTN from the coding sequence ATGAGACTACCGGGCTTTATAGATTCACATTTGCATGTGTTAGGGATTGGTTATTTTGAATCTATTGTTGATTTATCTCAATGCCAATCCATTGAGGATCTTATCAATTTATTAAAGAAGTATACTAATAGACCAATGATTATTGGAAGAGGTTGGAATCAAGACCAGTTTTCTGAAAAGAGAATGGTAAGCAAAAATGATTTAAATGAAGTTTCTAAAGATATTCCCATCATGGTCACAAGAGTATGTGGGCATGTCATTGCAGTTAATGATAAAATGCTTGAATTAGCAAATATCCACGATAAATCGAAGCAAATACTAGGGGGTCATTTTGATTATGAATCAGGTATTTTTTCTGAGAAAGCATTGTCATTAATCCATAGGGTTATACCAAAACCTAATAAGGAATTGTTAAAGGAATACTTTCTTTTAGCAGATAAAATTTTAATAAAAAATGGAATTACTGCAGTTGCTAGTGATGATTTTTGTGTTTTTGAAAATTCTTATGAAGAAATTATTGAAGTATTAAAAGAACTTTACGATCAAGGATTAATGAAAGTGAAAATAACTGAACAAGTGAATCTACCTTTAGATAAGTTAAAAGACTTTATTGCAAAGGGCTATGTTCGAAAGCAAATTCATCCTAAATTTAAAATGGGTCCTCTTAAAATTTTAGCTGATGGATCTTTGGGTGGAAGAACTGCTGCTTTATTAGAAGACTATAGTGATTCCCCAAATGAAAAAGGAATACTTACCTATACTGACGAAGAATTATTTGATTTAATCCATTTGGCGGATATACATGGTATGGACACAACCATACACGCCATTGGTGATTTAACGACTAAGCAAGCTATTCAAACCATTGCTAAATCAATGAAAATAAGTCATAGATATGAACACGCTCATGCTATTATTCATGCGCAGTTAACTAGAAGCCATCAAATTCCATTAATGGAAAAATATAATATAGGAGCCATTGTTCAACCTATTTTTATCAATACTGATATTAAAATTATTGAAGATAGATTGGGTTATAGAACTAATGATGTTTATTTGTTTAAATCTATGTATAATAAGATTAGATTAGGTTTTTCAACGGATGCTCCTATTGAACCTGTTAATCCATTTTACAATATATACACAGCAATGACTTATAAGAGTATCAAATATCCAAATGAGAAATCACTTAATGAAAATCAATGTTTTACTTTGAAAGAAGCACTTGATTCATATACCGTCAATAATTTAGATTTCATTTATCAAGACCAATTAGATTCAAATGATTACATTCTTATTGATAAAGATATTTACCATATAAGTACTGAAGAAATAAAAGATATAAAGGTCCTTAAAACTTTTATCGATGGAGAAGAAGTTTTTTCAACAAATTAA
- a CDS encoding aldehyde dehydrogenase, whose translation MTHVSKPYEFRKRALNLLYESILLHEDQIKEALLKDLNKSSGEAYLTEIGVTLKEIKYLLKNLKKFMKTKSRKTEITNFPAKSFISPHPYGVTLIMSPWNYPIYLSLAPLAGAIAAGNTVVLKPSNYSSNTADVIEKLILAVFNESYIAVVKGGREENQDLLNQKFDYIFFTGSTNVGKIVMEKAAKNLTPVSLELGGKSPTIVTKEAKLELAAKRIIFGKLINVGQTCVAPDYVIIDQDIKTEFIGYLKKYIKEFYGDNPLENENLGKIINQKHFLRLKNLMTDMTIAHGGQSQEETLKIAPTILDEVSWNDPVMQEEIFGPILPIITYKSLDDAIQLIQSKPHPLALYLFTQSKTEIKKVLNEVQFGGGCINDTIMQVASDYLPFGGVGDSGMGSYHGKASFDTFTHYRSVIKKSNLIDIPLRYFPISKAKEKIVKKVLK comes from the coding sequence ATGACTCATGTAAGTAAGCCCTATGAATTTAGAAAAAGAGCATTAAACTTACTCTATGAATCAATTCTTCTTCATGAAGATCAAATCAAAGAAGCCCTATTAAAAGACTTGAATAAATCTTCTGGAGAAGCATATTTAACTGAAATAGGTGTTACTTTAAAAGAAATTAAATACTTACTAAAAAATCTCAAGAAATTTATGAAAACTAAATCAAGAAAAACAGAAATAACTAATTTTCCTGCTAAAAGTTTTATATCCCCACACCCATATGGTGTGACTTTGATTATGAGTCCTTGGAATTACCCTATTTACTTAAGCTTAGCTCCTTTAGCGGGTGCTATAGCTGCTGGTAATACCGTAGTGCTTAAACCTAGTAACTACAGTTCCAATACTGCTGATGTTATTGAAAAATTAATCCTGGCTGTTTTCAATGAATCCTATATTGCTGTTGTTAAAGGTGGTAGGGAAGAAAATCAAGATTTATTAAATCAAAAGTTCGATTATATTTTCTTTACAGGAAGTACTAATGTAGGAAAAATAGTCATGGAAAAAGCTGCAAAAAACCTAACTCCAGTTAGTTTAGAATTGGGCGGAAAAAGTCCTACTATTGTAACCAAAGAAGCTAAATTAGAGTTGGCTGCGAAAAGAATTATATTTGGAAAACTTATTAATGTTGGACAAACCTGTGTTGCTCCTGATTATGTCATAATAGATCAGGATATAAAAACAGAATTTATAGGGTATTTAAAAAAATATATTAAAGAATTTTATGGCGATAATCCTCTTGAAAATGAAAACTTAGGAAAAATTATTAATCAAAAGCATTTTTTAAGATTAAAGAACTTAATGACTGATATGACTATAGCTCACGGTGGACAAAGTCAAGAAGAAACTTTAAAAATAGCGCCAACCATCCTAGATGAAGTTTCTTGGAATGACCCAGTTATGCAAGAAGAGATATTTGGTCCTATATTACCAATCATTACATATAAATCATTAGATGATGCTATACAACTTATTCAATCAAAGCCACATCCATTAGCCTTATATTTGTTTACTCAATCAAAAACTGAAATTAAGAAAGTTCTTAATGAAGTTCAATTTGGTGGCGGTTGTATTAATGATACCATTATGCAAGTTGCCAGCGATTATTTACCTTTTGGTGGTGTTGGAGATAGTGGCATGGGTTCATATCATGGGAAAGCTAGTTTTGATACTTTTACTCATTATAGATCAGTGATAAAGAAATCCAATTTAATCGATATACCATTGAGGTATTTTCCAATCTCAAAAGCTAAGGAAAAAATTGTTAAAAAGGTGCTAAAGTGA